One window from the genome of Gadus macrocephalus chromosome 7, ASM3116895v1 encodes:
- the LOC132460736 gene encoding midkine-A-like: MRAVLVFLLVSLLSISAVDSAGKNRKEKTKAPKTGTECSDWRYGNCVPSNGDCGGGFREGACEQQTRKMKCKVPCNWKKNFGADCKYRFETWAECDPASGLRARSGTLKKALYNAECLPTISVTKPCAAGKTKTRTKGKKAKPQDN, encoded by the exons ATGAGGGCTGTTCTTGTCttcctgctggtctctctcctctccatcagcGCCGTCGACTCCGCCGGTAAAAACAGGAAAG AGAAAACCAAGGCGCCAAAGACCGGCACGGAGTGCAGCGATTGGCGCTATGGCAACTGTGTCCCTAGCAACGGAGACTGTGGGGGGGGCTTCAGGGAGGGGGCGTGTGAGCAGCAGACCAGGAAGATGAAGTGTAAGGTCCCCTGCAACTGGAAGAAGAACTTCGGGG cggactgtaagtaccggttcgagacGTGGGCGGAGTGTGACCCAGCCTCTGGCTTAAGGGCCCGCTCAGGAACCCTTAAGAAGGCCCTCTACAACGCAGAGTGTCTGCCCACCATCTCCGTCACCAAGCCCTGTGCTGCCGGCAAGACCAAGACCAGGACTAAGG GGAAGAAGGCGAAGCCACAGGACAACTAG